The Prinia subflava isolate CZ2003 ecotype Zambia chromosome 2, Cam_Psub_1.2, whole genome shotgun sequence genomic sequence AGGAACAGCAAGGACATCCCAGTTCCcaggatgaggagctgcaggagccccagCACTCAAGATCTGAAGcctcagaggcagcagagggtCGTGGCAATTGGCTGCGCATCCACTTTGGCATGTTCGGCAGCGTCCGGGCAAACGAGTTCTCAAGGGCCAACAGAGCCAATAAAAGGGGGGACTGGAAGGATCCTGTGCCCAGGTATTTCCTCATCTCTTTTCTCCCAAACCAAATGTGTGGGGAAATGCTCTTAGCCTTGATTTTTCTCTGATAATTTCTAAGGAATGAGAGAATGTGGGGTGTGTTCAACCAGAGAATCTGCAGTGGAATTGTAAGATGCAATTGCCTGACAATTATAGTACCAGCTCCGctaaaagttttattttgaagacaGAAGTTTTAGCATGCCAGGCTGAATCATGCCCTAAAAATGCCAGTTTCTCCCAGttatgtatttttgaaaaagcCTTGGATAAATAGCAAATGTCTCATACACCTGGAGTCACAGGCTGGAGTGATGCTGTTGAAGGCAGCAGTGAATTGAAAACATGGCTATGGTTTGTGTCCTGTGTCCCACTGGAATTGTACAGAGCAAGGGGAACagcttcccagagaagctgtggctgccccctccctggaagtgtccaaggccaggttggacagggcctGGGGCAACCTGAGGTAGAGAAAGGTGTCCCcgcccatggcagagggtgacCCAAGATGATCTTTGGgttctcttccaacccaaaccattctgtgattatttgaaggatgattttatttctatacAAATATCTTTAGACAGTTTTTTGTGCTACTTTTAACATTAATTTCTCTTATTTGTGGACTGTGGTGCTGGAGGCTTGGTCATCCAGGGTCACAGggcagcagaagagaaaactcTCCACCAGTTGTGTGGGTTCACACCAAGCTTCATGGGGCAATCATGAAAGATGTCACCGTGCCCTAAGGCAGTGTCCAGCTGCGGAGTATAACAAGTAGTTCAGAGATGTTTCTGATGAGAGTCTCCAACTTCCCTGCTTCTCCCAGGCTGGTTCTGCACTTCGAGAGCGGAGGCTTCCTTGTTTTCTACAACTGCCGGATGCTCTGGTGCTCCTCTCCGAGGACTGATCCTGCTTCTGACATCCTGTCTCTGGAATTCCACCGTGGCCGGGCGCTGCGTGCCCTCTGTGCACCCAATCCCATCTGCTATACCCTCCTAGACCAAAGATATTTCTCAGGGCTGGGTGAGTTCCAGGGAAtaggggcaggaggaggaatggAGGAAGGTGGGTGGGATGTGTGCAGATGCAGAAGTGCATGTCTGGGCAGTTTTCTCTTTAGTCTAAGAGCTTTTGGTTGATCCAGCTGAGGGCATGTGGTCATCTTCAAGGTCTGTAACAATGGTAGAGGGAAGAGAACCTCTTCCAGTCCAATCCCAGCTCCAAGTCTACTCTTTGGATGCCACCTCTGGAACAGGGAATGGTGTTGCTGGCTGGGAATCTTGAGGCAGAAATCATGGGTTGGAGCCAGCAGCCTGCATTACCTTCATTAGGAATATTCTTACTGTCTCCTTGTTTCTGACCCCTTCCAGGGAACATCATTAAGAACGAGATCTTGTACCTGGCCAGGATCCACCCGTTAACACCAGGCTCTCTCTTGGCTCTCCCAGATCTGGAGCGTCTGCTGGACTGCGCCGTTCAGTTCAGCTCTGAGTGGCTGCACAACAAACTGCGTGGCCAAGGGCTGCACCCCCAGGTGTACCAGAAGGAGCAGTGTCCCCTGGGCCACCCGCTGATGAAGGGCACTTTTGGACCCTCGGGTGGCTTCAAGAGACTTACGTGGTGGTGCCCACAGTGCCAGCCTGCggtgctgccaggggctggggacccTTCCCCAGTCACTGAGTGACCTGTCCTGCAGGATGCTGGCTGCTCTCTGATCCATGCTCTTTGTTGTCCTAGAAGGTCTC encodes the following:
- the NEIL2 gene encoding endonuclease 8-like 2, which gives rise to METPPLPWSYLSSWTLPQELKENVLCISELQLPFKSRAECDKDLLIPPQLLEMPEGPSVRKFQLLTSPFMGQVVAKVGGSSRKLNVNDLNALRLQDSQVHGKNLYLAFVAAEGPFGPTAEETALQREAACGAHCPAQEQQGHPSSQDEELQEPQHSRSEASEAAEGRGNWLRIHFGMFGSVRANEFSRANRANKRGDWKDPVPRLVLHFESGGFLVFYNCRMLWCSSPRTDPASDILSLEFHRGRALRALCAPNPICYTLLDQRYFSGLGNIIKNEILYLARIHPLTPGSLLALPDLERLLDCAVQFSSEWLHNKLRGQGLHPQVYQKEQCPLGHPLMKGTFGPSGGFKRLTWWCPQCQPAVLPGAGDPSPVTE